Below is a genomic region from Acidobacteriota bacterium.
CTCCTGAAACTCCTGGCGCATGTCGATGATCTCCACTTCGGGAAGCGGGCGCTGCTGGACGCGTTCTCGCAATTCAATCAGCTTGTATCGACCCTGACGGGCGTTGTGATAGGTCTCCAGTGCCGGAGTGGCGGAGGCCAGCACTACCGCTGCCCCCGAGAGCTTGCCGCGCATGATAGCGACGTCGCGTGCGTTGTAGCGAGGCGTCTCCTCCTGCTTGTAGGAGGAGTCATGCTCCTCGTCAACCACGACCAACGCGAGATCCCTTACTGGAGCAAAAACCGCTGACCGTGTTCCAAACACAATGCGAGCATCCCCGCGATGGATCCGATGCCATTGTTCAGCTCGCTCGTCGTTCGTGAGCCCGGAATGCAGAATGGCGACCTGTTCTCCGAATATGCGGTGCAGGTTGGCGGCCGCGGCGGGCGTAAGTCCTATTTCGGGAACCAGCAGAATCGCGGAGCGTCCCTGCGCGAGGACAGATTGCATCGCCGTCAGATATACGGCAGTCTTGCCGGACCCGGTCACGCCATGCAACAGCGTTACAGAGAAGCGCCGTTCGCCGACGCTCGCCTCAATCGCATCCAGTGCGCTGGTTTGTGAGGGGTTCAGATGTTCGCGTGCGAAGTGCGCCGATGATGCCGGAACGGTCGTGATGTGGAATTCTGCCGGCTTCTCCTCGATCCTTACAAAGCCGCGACGCACGAGGGTACCCAGCGTTGTCCTCGGAACATCAAGCCCATTCAATTCATCAACCGCTGTAGAGCCTCCAGAGCTTGCTAATCTCGCAAGCAGTATTTCCTGATTCGGATTCAACTTGCGGGTCGAGCTCCCCTGTTCCGAAGGCACCAGATGCGCGATCTTTACGATTCTGTGCGCATCCCGTATCGAAGTGATGTCCTCACGAATCATCCAGCGCTTTGCTTGCAGTCCGCGCAGTGTCTCGCGGGTCGCTCCGGCAGCGCTGCGCAATGCGTTCTCTCTGGCACTGTCGATTTGCGAGAGATAGTCGAGCACCTGGTATTCCAGCATCTGGTCCACGATAGATTTCTTCGAGCGGCCCGAGTTGCCGCCCTGTGCAGAGTCGTAGAGTGCCGTTCGACCGACCTCAGTGATGCTGTATGCCCAATCGCGTTTTACTTCAGCCTGCAACGGCAACATCGCGCGCAGCACTTCGCCGATCGGTGCGATGTAGTAGTTCGAGATCCACTCCGCAAGCTGCATGAGCGGGGGATCGATCAGCGGCTCGGCATCGAGAACCGAGTGAAGCGCTTTGGCTTCTACACTCGGCGGCCGATCGTGGAGGGCTGTGACCACACCTGGCAAACGCGACGTGCGAAAGGGAACCAGCACCCGACCGCCAATTACCGGCGTCTGGCCATTCACGCGGTAGGTGAAGGTCATCTCCAGCGGTACGGGCAACGCTACATCGCAAAAATCGGGCATCGACTAAGAGCTACTGTAACCCCTACCGCAATACGGGTGTTCCGGGAAAGCCCGAAAGGAGTCAACTACTCATGCAGATGAAGAGAGTTAGGATTCACGCCCATTGTTGAACGGAGCGAGTCCACGATGTCTCGTCCTTTTCTAATCCGTCCTCTCCTCGCGACTGATATCAAAATGCAAAGCTATTGCATCATCTCAGAATGATCTGTGTGAATCCTCCAATATGCTTTTATCTGCGCGAGTAGTTGCATTCGCGTGCAGGCCAGTGGCTCCATGCTAGAAGGCTACAATAAATTTGGAAGCTTTCACATGCGCCTACCGTTCTGCCTTGTTTACAGCAAGGATTACTACCTGCCTATTGGTGCGCATGTTTTTCCCGCTCGGAAATACCGGATGATTCATGATCGCCTGCTCCAGACGGGGGAGGCCGATGAGACCGACTTTCTTGAGCCAAGACCCGCCTCCGACGATGATGTTCGCCTTGTGCATGGCAGCGGATACGTGGATCGGCTGCTTCATGGAGAGTTAAGCCAATACGAAGAGATGCAGATGGAGCTGCCGTATTCGCGGGAGTTAGTAAAGGCGTTCTGGCTCTCCGCTGGTGGTTCGATTCTGGCGGCTGAGCGTTCGCTGGCAGATGGAATTTGCTTCAACGTGGGCGGCGGATTTCACCACGCTTATCCCGATCACGGTGAGGGCTTTTGCATGATTCACGACGTCGCCATCGCCATTCGAAAGATGCAGAAGCTCGGGCGAATTCACCATGCAATGACGGTAGACTGCGACGTGCATCATGGGAACGGCACCGCAGCAATCTTTCCCGCGAAGCCGACCAAGCCTAAGCCGCTGCCGAGCATTTCTTCGGTTCAAGTACAGCCACAAATCATCTCTCCGCCGGCAAATGACAGCGATGTCTTCACGATTTCTGTGCATCAGCAGAATAACTATCCTGCGTATAAGCCACCCTCGTCGATCGATGTGAACCTGCCGGACGGTACCACGGATTCCGAATATCTAGCCTGGCTTGATCAATCTTTGAGTTCCGGACTCCGCCAGTTCTCTCCGGACTTGCTCTGCTACATTGCTGGAGCGGATCCCTACCGTGAGGACCAGCTTGGTGGGCTGGCGCTTACGATTGAAGGGCTAAAGCAGAGGGATGGGTTAGTCTTTAAGGTGGCTAAGGCGCGCGGTATCCCGGTGATGGTCACGCATGCGGGAGGATACGCTCGCAACGTGCAGGACACAGTCACAATTCACGTGAATACAATTCTTGCCGCGAAAGCGATCTGGGGAAGCGAAGCATGATCGAAGTTCGACGCTGCCTGTTTTGATTCGACCTGCGCCGCGCGGCCGTGAGCCTGCGCAAAGCAGCAGGCGAAAAAGGCATTGATGTGAAAGTGCGTTCAGGTCCGCCTGGGCAACTTCAGATTTTCCGCGATGGTGCAAAGTTGTTCGACTACAAAGAAGCGGGTGACCTTCCCGAAACAGGAGAACTCTTACAGTTGATAATCCCCTAGGCAACATCTCTTCTCTTGTAGCCCATGCGCGTATTGCCATGGGAATGGGTCTCCACATCTCCTGCGAGCCCGGAGGACGGGATTCTTCAGCCAGGCTACTGGCGATTCGGAATGCCGCCCTGCGGGTTCCAGACAATTGGCATCTATTCCCCACGGCTGTACGCGCGTGGGCTGCAAGAATGACGCGCCTTCGGCGCTCTACATCAGTAGAACAGTTCCGGAGCGCTTAGGCGCCCCGGGCTTCGATACATCAGTGGCGATCGTTGTCGTGATCGTGGTCCTTGTCGTGATCATGGCGGTAAGTCCAATAAGCGCGCTGATCTTTCTTGCTGAGCTTCCGGTAGTCGCGATAATCCCGGCCATTGTAGGTTTGCCCATACCACTGCCGGTATTCGCGATCTTCGTCATTGTTCCAGGTGTGATAGTCGTGGCGATTAAGGATCGTAAATGCGGGAATTCTGTTTGTGATCGCGATCATCGCGATCGTGGTCCCTGTCCTGCGCGTACATCGCGATTGGTGCGGTAATAACACCTGCTAAAAGCAGCGAGCTTACTCTGCGAAGCAACCCCCTTCATTACTCCTCCTTAACGTCAGCATGCGACTCCAGTTTAGATGCCTACTCTGATTGTGACGCCATTCGAGGCGTGACTACCCTCCGTGAGAATTCTTAAACTTTGTTAAAAAAAGGCGCTTCAGAGTCGCTGTTTGTGATTCGCTCAGGCCCTACGGAATGAGCCAATTCAGAGCAAATTACTTGCTGCGATCACGCCAGGCGTTTTAGACGAGTCGACTTAGCACTAGCGTCTCGAAGGATCGCACTCGCTCAAAGACAGCGTCATTAGTAATCAACCCAGTAGCTTGGCTATGAACAGCAGTTGCGGCCAAAAGAGCGTCCGGTGTTTTGAGACGATGAAAAGCCCGAATTCTAGCGGCTAGGTCTGCAATTTCCAATGTGGCGGCAATCCACTCGAGTTTCGGATATGTTGACAGCAAACCTGAGAAGGCGTCCGCACGCTTTTTGTCGAGTTCACGATACGGTTGAACCAGAATCTCGGTCATCGTGATTGTTGAAGTGACCGCTTGATTGCCGCTCTGCTCGATCCAAAGAAATATTTGATCGGTGAACCTGACATATTTTGGGTGTTCTTCCAGCTGATAGATGAAGACGCTGGTGTCGAATGCGATGCGTTGGTGACGACTAAGAAACGCGCGGAGAGGATCTAATCCCAATCATCGCGCTCCTTCTGGAGATAGTCGTCTGGATAGACCCCCCGACCCAGGCCTCGAATCGCCTTGCGATAAGATTTCGGCTTCCGCAATACCAGGACTCGGTCACTGCGTACTACAACGAGAATTTTGTCGCCCGGCTTAAGACCCAGAGCTTCACGGGCCTCGCGGGGAATCACGATCTGATTTTTCGCTGAAAGGGTCGCCTCAGGCATGCTTTACATTATAGCAAAAAGTAAAGCGAACGTTGGGGAGTCCCCGAATCAGTTCAATGGATTCGTGAGCATTTAGAATTAGGTCTTAGTCCTATGTTTGAGAATCTTTCCGAAAAACTTCAACGAACCTTTAAGAACCTGCGCGGGCAGGGACGTCTTAACGAAGAGAACATGCAGGAAGCGCTGCGTGAGATCCGCCTGGCGCTGCTTGAGGCCGACGTCAACTTCAAAGTCGTCAAAGAGTTGGTCGACCACATTCGCGAGAAGGCTCTCGGTTCGGAAGTAATGCTGCAAATTTCGCCGACCGAGCAAGTAGTGAAGATCGTCCACGATGAACTGGTTGCGATCCTGGGCAAAGACACTGCCAAGATCAAGTTCGCATCCCAGCCTCCGACTGTTGTGCTCATGGCCGGCTTACAAGGTTCAGGTAAGACAACTTCATCGGGAAAGCTGGCGCAGTGGTTCAAGAAGGGCGGTCATCGGCCAATGCTGGTTTCGGTCGACGTATACCGACCGGCTGCGCGCGAGCAGTTGAAGATCGTGGCGAACGCGATCGGCGCGAACATTTACGAAGGCAAGGTTGATGGTGAAGCCTCTACTGCTGTGGTCGAGCGGTTGGCCACGGAAGCGCGGCGCGAGGCGCAGAACTCAGGCTGCGATGTATTGATCGTCGATACCGCTGGGCGATTGCACATTGATGACAAACTAATGGATGAGATGCAGCTCTTGAAGAAGCTGCTCAATCCTCAGGAAATCTTGTTCATCGCCGACGCGATGACTGGACAAGATGCGGTGAACTCCGCCAATGAATTTCACAAGAAGCTCAGCTTGACCGGAGTGATTCTGACCAAAATGGATGGTGACGCACGCGGTGGCGCCGCGCTGTCCATCCGCAACGTTACCGGACAGCCGATCAAGTTTCTTGGTGTTGGCGAAAAATACGATGCTCTGGAGCCATTTCATCCAGATCGCATCGCCGGCAGGATTCTTGGCATGGGCGACATTTTGTCGCTCGTCGAGAAGGCGCAGGAGAAGCTTGACGCGAAGAAGTCCGAAGAGTTCGCCAAGAAGGCGCTCAGCGGCGATGGCTTTTCGCTGGAAGACTTTCGCGAGCAACTACGCCAAATCAAGAAGCTCGGTTCGCTCCAGAGCATTGTGAAGATGCTGCCGAGCATTGGTCCTTTTGCAGGAATTCAGGGAATGGCCGACAAAGTTGACGACAAAGAGCTGAACCGTGTAGAGGCCATCATCAATTCGATGACGCCACACGAACGCGATCATCACGAAGCGATCAACGGCAGTCGTCGCAAGCGCATCGCTCGCGGCTCGGGCACGACCGTGCAGGAAGTGAACCAACTGCTCAAGCAATACGCGATGATGAAGAAGCAGTTCAAGAGCTTGAGCAAAGGCGGCGGATTTTCGCGCAAATTGGCGGGAATGCGCTTCCGGTAAAAACCTTTTCATCACGGAGACACGGAGTCACTGAGAACAGCCAAGCTAACCACGAAATAAAGGAAGGCTTTTGAACTGCTTGCCGGCTCCCTTCGGTCCTTTGTGGTTTCACCCCGGCTGTTTTCCATGTCTCCGTGGTGAAAAGAAGGACGGACAAGATGCATCTGAAACCCAGTCTTGATTCATCAACAGCATCGTGAGCGCCAATCCCATCAACAATGCGCAGGCCTTCAGCGATGCAGCTTCTGAACACTGGGAGCTGCTCGGCAGAGATCTCCGTGGGGACGTAGAGAGCTTTAATCGGGATCACGGAGGATCGGCTTCTTTCGATGAAGCCGGACCGACCGAGTATCGGGTTCAGAACCCCGCTTCCGGACTTGAGGCACGGATTACCGCGGACACTGAGGACCACATCGTCCGTTATGAGTTCGTCCGGATGAATGACAATAGCGCCGGAGCGCCAGAGGGAGGGATTCTTTCCATACGTCTCGGGCGAGAGGGGGTCGAGTTCTACTCGGCAGACCAGCCGCTGACCACCGCCGAAGCTCGGAGTTTGCTATTGGATCCTCTCCTCGATGTGCCTAATCGGTGAGGCGGTATGCTTTACCGTACCGCAGGCCAGGTTACTCTAAACTTGTAAGTTTTCCTGAAGATACGCCATAATCAATAGTCCGGCTGCATACACTGTCCGGATTATGGACAGACATCCCGCAGTCAAGCAGGAAAGGAAAATAAACGTCAGTGTTAATGATTCGTCTGGCGCGCGTTGGTGCGCGTAAGCAGCCTTATTACCGTGTAGTCGTAATCGATAAAGAACGTGCCCGCAACGGACGGGCGCTGGAAGTGGTGGGCCTGTACAATCCGCGCACCAGTCCTGCGACAGTGGACTTGAAGCGCGAACGCATTGATCACTGGGTCTCGAAGGGCGCTCAGGTATCCGAAACGGTTGGGAAGCTGATGTCCAAGGCCACCGCTCCAGCGGGAACCGCGGCCTAAAATACGCAGT
It encodes:
- the priA gene encoding primosomal protein N', with the translated sequence MPDFCDVALPVPLEMTFTYRVNGQTPVIGGRVLVPFRTSRLPGVVTALHDRPPSVEAKALHSVLDAEPLIDPPLMQLAEWISNYYIAPIGEVLRAMLPLQAEVKRDWAYSITEVGRTALYDSAQGGNSGRSKKSIVDQMLEYQVLDYLSQIDSARENALRSAAGATRETLRGLQAKRWMIREDITSIRDAHRIVKIAHLVPSEQGSSTRKLNPNQEILLARLASSGGSTAVDELNGLDVPRTTLGTLVRRGFVRIEEKPAEFHITTVPASSAHFAREHLNPSQTSALDAIEASVGERRFSVTLLHGVTGSGKTAVYLTAMQSVLAQGRSAILLVPEIGLTPAAAANLHRIFGEQVAILHSGLTNDERAEQWHRIHRGDARIVFGTRSAVFAPVRDLALVVVDEEHDSSYKQEETPRYNARDVAIMRGKLSGAAVVLASATPALETYHNARQGRYKLIELRERVQQRPLPEVEIIDMRQEFQETGEEKFFSRKLVEEVRGRLEAREQAMILLNRRGYSAVVLCRSCGETLQCINCAVSLTHHKGAISHALLPHRVPAGQRLECHYCGYRTAVPKICPKCSSEHVYFLGAGSEKIEEALQEAFPSARIGRLDRDTVRTRHDFERVLNQLHASELDLLVGTQMIAKGHDIHGVTLVGVVGADFALGLPDFRAAERTFQLLTQVAGRAGRGESPGKVVLQTYFPEHYAIRYSAQHDYLGFYEQELRYRKWMHYPPFTSVANVLLRSDKLEHAMRYAGIVHRWVERTRMEGVRVMGPAAAPLSRLKRDYRYHFILKSASREKLNGTLRAMIASATTEQVPRTSIIVDVDPQSLM
- a CDS encoding histone deacetylase, translated to MLEGYNKFGSFHMRLPFCLVYSKDYYLPIGAHVFPARKYRMIHDRLLQTGEADETDFLEPRPASDDDVRLVHGSGYVDRLLHGELSQYEEMQMELPYSRELVKAFWLSAGGSILAAERSLADGICFNVGGGFHHAYPDHGEGFCMIHDVAIAIRKMQKLGRIHHAMTVDCDVHHGNGTAAIFPAKPTKPKPLPSISSVQVQPQIISPPANDSDVFTISVHQQNNYPAYKPPSSIDVNLPDGTTDSEYLAWLDQSLSSGLRQFSPDLLCYIAGADPYREDQLGGLALTIEGLKQRDGLVFKVAKARGIPVMVTHAGGYARNVQDTVTIHVNTILAAKAIWGSEA
- a CDS encoding AbrB family transcriptional regulator, which gives rise to MPEATLSAKNQIVIPREAREALGLKPGDKILVVVRSDRVLVLRKPKSYRKAIRGLGRGVYPDDYLQKERDDWD
- a CDS encoding signal recognition particle protein codes for the protein MFENLSEKLQRTFKNLRGQGRLNEENMQEALREIRLALLEADVNFKVVKELVDHIREKALGSEVMLQISPTEQVVKIVHDELVAILGKDTAKIKFASQPPTVVLMAGLQGSGKTTSSGKLAQWFKKGGHRPMLVSVDVYRPAAREQLKIVANAIGANIYEGKVDGEASTAVVERLATEARREAQNSGCDVLIVDTAGRLHIDDKLMDEMQLLKKLLNPQEILFIADAMTGQDAVNSANEFHKKLSLTGVILTKMDGDARGGAALSIRNVTGQPIKFLGVGEKYDALEPFHPDRIAGRILGMGDILSLVEKAQEKLDAKKSEEFAKKALSGDGFSLEDFREQLRQIKKLGSLQSIVKMLPSIGPFAGIQGMADKVDDKELNRVEAIINSMTPHERDHHEAINGSRRKRIARGSGTTVQEVNQLLKQYAMMKKQFKSLSKGGGFSRKLAGMRFR
- the rpsP gene encoding 30S ribosomal protein S16; translation: MIRLARVGARKQPYYRVVVIDKERARNGRALEVVGLYNPRTSPATVDLKRERIDHWVSKGAQVSETVGKLMSKATAPAGTAA